The Verrucomicrobiia bacterium sequence TGAGCGCGGCGGGTGATGTCCGCTCGCGGTTGAAATCGGCTTTTGACTCGGCGGAGCACAGCAGCGGTTGGTTAATGTTTTTGCGGAAGGCAGAAGAAAACTTTGAAACAACATGGCATCAAAAGGGAACAATCGCCTCATGAGCACACCTAAGAGCGTACTTGAATTAGCCAAGAAAACCGGCGCCAAGATGATCGACATTAAGTTCGTCGATACTTTTGGCACCTGGCAGCATTTCAGTTGTCCCATCCGCGAACTGACCGAGGAGATTTTCAGCGAGGGTTTGGGCTTTGACGGCTCGAGCATCCGGGGCTGGAAAAGCATCGAGGCCTCCGACATGCTCGCCATGCCCGACCCCGACACCGCCTTTATCGACCCGTTCATGGTCGAGCCCACC is a genomic window containing:
- a CDS encoding glutamine synthetase, encoding MSTPKSVLELAKKTGAKMIDIKFVDTFGTWQHFSCPIRELTEEIFSEGLGFDGSSIRGWKSIEASDMLAMPDPDTAFIDPFMVEPT